A genomic stretch from Haloferax sp. Atlit-12N includes:
- a CDS encoding LysE family translocator has protein sequence MFGLALAAPPGPMNAVIAEESVVRGWTAGARAGLGAMSADALFFVLAALGLVAFVEQFPTAQAVMVGAGGVLMLYFAYGAAQEMDTTFREAAAPDEDSAGFTKAFVLALTNPYQILFWLTIGVGLLETGTVDVLAHTPYLGASLSNLLIVETGSPALILGFFGGIAVWVTGFPAALVAAEQRVDSFAPVVAAVSAVVLGGFGVVFIWDAVQSLVL, from the coding sequence GTGTTCGGGCTGGCGCTCGCCGCACCGCCCGGTCCGATGAACGCCGTCATCGCCGAGGAGAGCGTCGTCCGCGGGTGGACCGCGGGCGCTCGCGCCGGCCTCGGCGCGATGAGCGCCGACGCGCTGTTTTTCGTCCTCGCGGCGCTCGGTCTCGTCGCGTTCGTCGAGCAGTTCCCGACGGCGCAGGCCGTCATGGTCGGTGCCGGGGGCGTCCTCATGCTCTATTTCGCCTACGGCGCGGCACAGGAGATGGACACCACGTTCCGCGAGGCCGCCGCCCCCGACGAGGACAGCGCCGGCTTCACGAAGGCGTTCGTGCTCGCGCTGACGAACCCCTATCAGATTCTGTTCTGGCTCACTATCGGCGTCGGCCTGCTCGAAACCGGGACCGTCGACGTGCTCGCCCACACGCCCTATCTCGGCGCGTCGCTGTCGAACCTGCTCATCGTCGAGACGGGCAGTCCGGCGCTCATCCTCGGCTTCTTCGGCGGCATCGCGGTCTGGGTAACCGGCTTCCCCGCGGCGCTCGTCGCGGCCGAACAACGCGTCGACTCCTTCGCGCCCGTCGTCGCCGCCGTCAGCGCCGTCGTTCTCGGCGGGTTCGGTGTCGTCTTCATCTGGGACGCGGTGCAGTCGCTCGTGCTCTGA
- a CDS encoding DUF420 domain-containing protein, with amino-acid sequence MATASADNPLKEHPAAATAVLSVVGYALVIGTFLGVVPGRVFPDLSLPQVNLLSDAIAVVNTVNVLVIAAGWRWIRRNEVRKHAAAMVTSFGLILVFLVMYLTKIGGGGTKEFVGPAFAYYPYLAMLAIHIILSIVSVPVVLYALILGITHSERELRTETPHRKVGRIAAGAWLVSLALGVVTYLLLNHIYSWEYTVTAVESAGALVAPAVGF; translated from the coding sequence ATGGCAACTGCGAGCGCAGACAACCCCCTGAAGGAACACCCCGCGGCCGCGACCGCCGTCCTCTCGGTCGTCGGGTACGCCCTCGTCATCGGGACCTTCCTCGGCGTCGTCCCCGGCAGGGTCTTTCCCGACCTGTCGCTCCCACAGGTGAACCTCCTCTCGGACGCCATCGCCGTCGTGAACACGGTGAACGTCCTCGTCATCGCGGCGGGGTGGCGCTGGATTCGCCGCAACGAGGTCCGGAAGCACGCGGCCGCGATGGTCACGTCGTTCGGCCTCATCCTCGTCTTCCTCGTGATGTACCTCACGAAAATCGGCGGCGGCGGCACCAAGGAGTTCGTCGGCCCCGCGTTCGCGTACTACCCGTATCTGGCGATGCTGGCGATTCACATCATCCTCTCTATCGTCTCGGTGCCGGTCGTCCTCTACGCGCTCATCCTCGGGATAACCCACTCCGAGCGCGAACTCCGGACCGAGACGCCCCACCGGAAGGTCGGCCGTATCGCGGCGGGCGCGTGGCTCGTCTCGCTCGCCCTCGGGGTCGTGACGTACCTGCTTCTCAACCACATCTACAGTTGGGAGTACACGGTCACCGCCGTCGAGTCCGCGGGCGCGCTCGTCGCCCCCGCCGTCGGGTTCTGA
- a CDS encoding TMEM165/GDT1 family protein: protein MTGWWEILVIALVSQLAVLPGEKVQFIIAGLSTRFDPKVVVAAAGSAFALWTALEIMLGQALKSALPPAALDAITAVLFATFAVLLYRSAPDASAESGAATTDGGVSAFDDTLTVFGRELSTQGFGGFLPIFAMMAVGEFGDKTQFVTIGLAVQYGATSAIWVGEMLAIIPVSIANAYFFHRFSGRVDTRKAYLGAAALFGFFAFDTLLAIGTGFSIWETLVGTVSDAVLALV, encoded by the coding sequence GTGACCGGCTGGTGGGAGATTCTCGTCATCGCCCTCGTCTCCCAACTTGCGGTCCTGCCGGGCGAGAAGGTCCAGTTCATCATCGCCGGCCTCTCGACTCGCTTCGACCCGAAGGTCGTCGTCGCGGCCGCGGGGTCGGCGTTCGCACTCTGGACGGCCCTCGAAATCATGCTCGGGCAGGCGCTCAAGAGCGCGCTCCCGCCGGCCGCGCTCGACGCCATCACCGCCGTCCTGTTCGCCACGTTCGCGGTGTTGCTCTATCGCTCCGCGCCCGACGCGTCCGCGGAGAGCGGGGCCGCGACCACCGACGGCGGCGTCTCCGCGTTCGACGACACGCTGACGGTGTTCGGCCGCGAGCTATCGACGCAGGGCTTCGGCGGTTTCCTGCCCATATTCGCCATGATGGCCGTGGGCGAGTTCGGCGACAAGACCCAGTTCGTCACCATCGGGCTGGCCGTGCAGTACGGCGCGACCTCGGCCATCTGGGTGGGCGAGATGCTCGCCATCATCCCCGTGAGCATCGCCAACGCGTACTTCTTCCACCGCTTCTCGGGCCGGGTCGACACGCGCAAGGCGTACCTCGGCGCGGCCGCCCTGTTCGGCTTCTTCGCCTTCGACACCCTGCTCGCCATCGGGACCGGCTTCTCCATCTGGGAGACGCTCGTCGGCACCGTCAGCGACGCGGTCCTCGCGCTGGTCTGA
- a CDS encoding threonine synthase, with the protein MQMSDTFSGLVCTETGDEYDADATGVSDADAPLDPTYDLDAVEWDAETLAERPFDTMWRYRELLPFAEPVTANEGATPLVAADALGEEAGVGSLLIKDEGRNPTGTFLDRGFSLAVTAAREADAEVVAHASPGNGAQSAASYAGLVDARSYGFVPSRTPFPNKAMVNVHGGQMKVVGGRYPDALSALHEQLKSDWYSLQEFDNPYRHDGAKTIAYEVAERLDWSVPDWVVVPVSTGELAYGVYKGFSDLVELGLVESVPKLVAAQPVGCSPVTTAWEADSDAHEAWNQPDTIVGELEIPDPAGGSLALRAVRESGGAAVAVSDDDALESAVTAAQTAGVEVGPAGGVALAGAWELADEFDEGDTVVVVNTESGTKNADILRSHLMGQGV; encoded by the coding sequence ATGCAGATGTCCGACACCTTCTCCGGGCTGGTGTGCACGGAGACCGGCGACGAGTACGACGCGGACGCAACCGGCGTGAGCGACGCCGACGCGCCGCTTGACCCCACCTACGACCTCGACGCGGTCGAGTGGGACGCCGAGACGCTCGCCGAGCGCCCCTTCGACACGATGTGGCGCTACCGCGAACTGCTCCCATTCGCGGAGCCGGTGACGGCCAACGAGGGCGCGACGCCCCTCGTCGCGGCCGACGCGCTCGGCGAGGAGGCCGGCGTCGGGTCGCTCCTCATCAAGGACGAGGGCCGCAACCCGACCGGGACGTTCCTCGACCGCGGCTTCTCGCTCGCCGTCACCGCCGCGCGCGAGGCCGACGCCGAGGTCGTCGCGCACGCCTCGCCCGGCAACGGCGCGCAGTCCGCGGCCTCCTACGCGGGCCTCGTGGACGCACGGTCCTACGGCTTCGTCCCCTCGCGGACGCCGTTCCCGAACAAGGCCATGGTGAACGTCCACGGCGGCCAGATGAAGGTCGTCGGCGGGCGCTACCCTGACGCCCTCTCCGCGCTCCACGAACAGCTCAAGAGCGACTGGTACTCCCTGCAGGAGTTCGACAACCCCTACCGCCACGACGGCGCGAAGACCATCGCCTACGAGGTCGCAGAGCGCCTCGACTGGTCGGTCCCCGACTGGGTCGTCGTCCCCGTCTCGACCGGCGAACTCGCCTACGGCGTCTACAAGGGCTTTTCCGACCTCGTCGAACTCGGACTGGTCGAGTCGGTGCCCAAACTCGTTGCCGCGCAGCCGGTCGGCTGTTCGCCGGTCACCACCGCATGGGAGGCCGACAGCGACGCCCACGAGGCGTGGAACCAGCCGGACACCATCGTCGGCGAACTGGAGATTCCGGACCCCGCGGGCGGGTCGCTCGCGCTCCGCGCCGTCCGCGAGTCCGGCGGCGCGGCTGTCGCCGTCAGCGACGACGACGCGCTCGAATCCGCCGTCACCGCCGCCCAGACCGCGGGCGTCGAAGTCGGCCCCGCGGGCGGCGTCGCGCTCGCCGGCGCGTGGGAACTCGCAGACGAGTTCGACGAGGGCGACACGGTCGTCGTCGTCAACACCGAGTCCGGGACGAAGAACGCCGACATCCTCCGCAGTCATCTGATGGGACAGGGCGTCTAA
- a CDS encoding metal-dependent transcriptional regulator, whose protein sequence is MLSDVMEDYLKAIYTLQMEQGPPVSTSDIAEYLGKTPPTVTSMVGKLEDRGLVDREKYKGVELTTEGETVALEVLRHHRLLEAYLTEHLDYSWSEVHDEADALEHHISEEFEKRVAAALGEPEVDPHGDPIPSADLTPPDSSGLSALSECEVGDRLVVARVSDRDPAELEYLSEAGVTPGTTIEVTDIAPFGMVTVRVGDDGREQSLPESVARTIRVRPPDEPSSEEVSPA, encoded by the coding sequence ATGTTGAGCGACGTGATGGAGGACTATCTGAAGGCTATCTACACGCTCCAGATGGAGCAGGGACCGCCGGTTTCGACCTCCGACATCGCGGAGTACCTCGGGAAGACGCCGCCGACCGTGACGAGCATGGTCGGCAAGCTCGAAGACCGCGGGCTGGTCGACCGCGAGAAGTACAAAGGCGTCGAACTGACCACGGAAGGCGAGACCGTCGCGCTCGAAGTCCTCCGACATCACCGCCTCTTGGAGGCGTATCTCACGGAGCACCTCGACTACTCGTGGAGCGAGGTCCACGACGAGGCCGACGCGCTCGAGCACCACATCAGCGAGGAGTTCGAAAAGCGGGTCGCGGCCGCCCTCGGCGAACCCGAGGTCGACCCCCACGGCGACCCCATCCCGAGCGCCGACCTCACGCCGCCGGACTCCTCGGGCCTGTCGGCGCTTTCCGAGTGCGAGGTCGGCGACCGCCTCGTGGTCGCCCGCGTCAGCGACCGCGACCCCGCGGAGTTAGAGTACCTCTCTGAGGCCGGCGTCACGCCCGGGACGACCATCGAAGTGACCGACATCGCCCCCTTCGGGATGGTAACCGTGCGCGTCGGCGACGACGGTCGCGAGCAGAGCCTCCCGGAGTCCGTGGCCCGAACGATTCGCGTCCGCCCGCCCGACGAGCCGAGTAGCGAGGAGGTGTCGCCGGCGTGA
- a CDS encoding alpha/beta hydrolase, producing the protein MAHRRQFLATTAAALSGLAALGSGPAAAASVPHVSTRDHFDDDGSLASGHTARGYDTSGDVPGVDAGCASDLTVFVHGWDKDGDDPEAAALDKIATADAELSAAGYGGTVVGYTWDNDKGGGWDYGWGESQDIAQANGRKLAQFAVDLKAACPGATLRFASHSLGAQVVFSALRTLDGRSDWTDPGHEVATVHPFGAATDNEVPGEEEGRATYEAIRDRTGHVHNYYNEADDVLQWVYNTIEFDQALGETGLEDGDTPPGNYTDHDVEGQVGDDHSNYLNTIADDIVGDM; encoded by the coding sequence ATGGCACACAGACGGCAGTTTCTCGCGACGACAGCAGCAGCGCTCTCCGGACTCGCGGCCCTCGGAAGCGGTCCCGCGGCCGCCGCGTCGGTCCCCCACGTCTCGACGCGCGACCACTTCGACGACGACGGGTCGCTCGCGTCCGGTCACACCGCCCGCGGCTACGACACCTCCGGCGACGTGCCCGGCGTCGACGCCGGATGCGCCTCCGACCTGACCGTGTTCGTCCACGGCTGGGACAAGGACGGCGACGACCCCGAGGCGGCCGCCCTCGACAAGATAGCGACGGCCGACGCCGAACTCTCCGCCGCCGGCTACGGCGGGACGGTCGTCGGCTACACGTGGGACAACGACAAGGGCGGCGGCTGGGACTACGGCTGGGGCGAGTCGCAGGACATCGCCCAGGCGAACGGCCGCAAACTCGCGCAGTTCGCCGTCGACCTCAAGGCGGCCTGCCCGGGTGCGACCCTCCGATTCGCCAGCCACTCGCTCGGCGCGCAGGTCGTCTTCAGCGCGCTCCGAACCCTCGACGGCCGAAGCGACTGGACCGACCCGGGCCACGAGGTGGCGACCGTCCACCCGTTCGGGGCCGCGACCGACAACGAAGTTCCCGGGGAGGAAGAAGGGCGGGCCACCTACGAGGCCATCCGCGACCGAACCGGCCACGTTCACAACTACTACAACGAGGCCGACGACGTGCTGCAGTGGGTGTACAACACCATCGAGTTCGACCAGGCACTCGGCGAGACGGGCCTCGAAGACGGCGACACGCCGCCCGGGAACTACACCGACCACGACGTTGAGGGACAGGTCGGCGACGACCACAGCAACTACCTGAACACGATTGCCGACGACATCGTCGGCGACATGTAG
- a CDS encoding NAD(P)-dependent glycerol-1-phosphate dehydrogenase produces the protein MFDKSTWIKLPRSVLQGHGVLDDLSAAVDELYLSGNPFLVTSPSPNRIAGDRVREQFDDIDSVSLDRASFESVERVVDAAREADAGYLIALGGGKPIDVAKMASDRLDCGFISVPTAASHDGIVSGRSSIPEGDTRHSVAADPPLAVVADTELLAEAPWELTTAGCADIISNYTAVKDWELAHRLKNVEYSEYAGALSQMTAEMLVGSADSIKPGLEESAWIVTKALVSSGVAMSIAGSSRPASGAEHLFSHQLDRIAPGSALHGHQVGVGSIMTEYFHSGARGEWTDIRDALSTMGAPTTADELGIDDETIIEALTTAHEIRDRYTILGNGVSEEAAIEAATITGVI, from the coding sequence ATGTTCGACAAATCGACGTGGATAAAGCTGCCCCGGAGCGTGCTTCAGGGCCACGGCGTGCTCGACGACCTCTCGGCCGCGGTCGACGAGTTGTACCTCTCTGGCAACCCGTTTCTCGTCACGAGCCCGTCGCCGAACCGCATCGCCGGCGACCGGGTTCGCGAGCAGTTCGACGACATCGATTCGGTCTCCTTGGACCGCGCGAGCTTCGAGTCGGTCGAGCGCGTCGTCGACGCGGCCCGCGAGGCCGACGCGGGCTACCTCATCGCCCTCGGCGGCGGCAAGCCCATCGACGTGGCGAAGATGGCCTCCGACCGCCTCGACTGCGGCTTCATCTCGGTCCCGACGGCGGCGAGCCACGACGGCATCGTCTCGGGCCGGTCGTCGATTCCCGAGGGCGACACCCGCCACTCGGTCGCCGCCGACCCGCCGCTCGCGGTCGTCGCAGACACGGAACTGCTCGCGGAGGCCCCGTGGGAACTCACGACCGCCGGCTGCGCCGACATCATCTCGAACTACACCGCGGTCAAAGACTGGGAGCTGGCCCACCGCCTGAAGAACGTCGAGTACTCCGAGTACGCGGGCGCGCTCTCGCAGATGACCGCCGAGATGCTCGTCGGGAGCGCCGACTCCATCAAACCGGGGCTCGAAGAGTCCGCGTGGATCGTGACGAAGGCGCTCGTCTCCTCGGGCGTCGCCATGTCCATCGCCGGCTCCTCGCGGCCCGCGTCGGGCGCGGAACACCTCTTTTCGCACCAGCTCGACCGCATCGCCCCCGGGAGCGCCCTCCACGGCCACCAAGTCGGCGTCGGCTCCATCATGACCGAGTACTTCCACAGCGGCGCGCGCGGCGAGTGGACCGACATCCGCGACGCTCTCTCGACGATGGGCGCGCCGACGACGGCGGACGAACTCGGCATCGACGACGAGACGATTATCGAGGCGCTCACGACCGCCCACGAGATTCGCGACCGCTACACGATTCTCGGCAACGGCGTCAGCGAGGAGGCGGCCATCGAGGCCGCGACCATCACCGGCGTCATCTAA